The proteins below come from a single Pseudomonas chlororaphis genomic window:
- a CDS encoding chromosome segregation protein SMC, producing the protein MRLKCIKLAGFKSFVDPTTVNFPSNMAAVVGPNGCGKSNIIDAVRWVMGESSAKNLRGESMTDVIFNGSTSRKPVSQASIELVFDNSDSTLVGEYAAYAEISIRRKVTRDSQNSYFLNGAKCRRRDITDIFLGTGLGPRSYSIIEQGMISKLIEAKPEDLRNFIEEAAGISKYKERRRETENRIRRTHENLARLTDLREELERQLERLHRQAEAAKKYQEYKGEERQLKAQLSALRWQALNEQVGQREAVIGNQEVSFEALVAEQRNADAAIERLRDGHHDLSERFNLVQGRFYSVGGDIARVEQSIQHGQQRLRQLQDDLKEAERARLETESHLGHDRTLLLTLGEELERLTPEQEITSAAAEEAAAALEEAEVTMHGWQEQWDSFNLTSAEPRRQAEVQQSRIQQLETSMERLAERQRRLAEERALLAADPEDAAILDLSEQLATSEATLEDLQASEDAQVERLEQLRQALQAALHNQQQAQGELQRLNGRLASLEALQQAALDPGTGTAEWLRDQHLAERPRLAEGLKVDAGWELAVETVLGADLQAVLVDDFGGLDLSGFSQGDLRLLSPAGDGVRVPGSLLDKVEALVDLSPWLGQVKPVESLEQALALRGQLAPGESLISRDGYWVGRHFLRVRRASEAESGMLARGQEIQRLGAEREEREASVEALESELQNLRAQQRQQENGREHLRRLLQDEARQQGELKAQLSAGKAKVEQLALRRTRLEEEIAELGEQRALEHEQIGEARLQLQEALDAMAQDTEQRELLLAQRDSLRERLDRVRQEARQHKDHAHQLAVRLGSLKAQYDSTRQALERLEMQSERLTEKREQLSLNLEEGEAPLEELRLKLEELLDKRMTVDEELKTAQIALEDADRELRDAEKRRSQAEQQSQLIRTQMEQQRLEWQALTVRRKALQDQLLEDGYDLDGVLATLVAGANEKDAEEELERIAQRIQRLGAINLAAIDEYQQQSERKRYLDAQNDDLVEALETLENVIRKIDKETRNRFKDTFDQINGGLQALFPKVFGGGSAYLELTGEDLLDTGVTIMARPPGKKNSTIHLLSGGEKALTALALVFAIFKLNPAPFCMLDEVDAPLDDANVGRYARLVKEMSETVQFIYITHNKIAMEMADQLMGVTMHEPGCSRLVAVDVEEAMAMVDA; encoded by the coding sequence GTGCGACTCAAGTGCATCAAGCTGGCGGGGTTCAAGTCCTTCGTCGACCCGACGACGGTGAACTTCCCCAGTAACATGGCGGCGGTGGTCGGCCCCAATGGCTGCGGCAAATCGAACATCATCGACGCCGTGCGCTGGGTGATGGGCGAGAGCTCGGCCAAGAACCTGCGCGGCGAGTCGATGACCGACGTCATCTTCAACGGCTCCACCAGCCGCAAGCCGGTCAGCCAGGCCAGCATCGAACTGGTGTTCGATAACTCCGACAGCACCCTGGTGGGCGAGTATGCGGCCTACGCGGAGATTTCCATTCGCCGCAAGGTCACGCGCGACAGCCAGAACAGTTACTTCCTGAACGGTGCCAAGTGTCGGCGCCGGGACATCACTGACATTTTCCTGGGGACCGGCTTGGGCCCGCGCAGCTACTCGATCATCGAGCAGGGCATGATCTCCAAGCTGATCGAGGCCAAGCCTGAAGACCTGCGCAACTTCATCGAAGAAGCCGCCGGTATTTCCAAATACAAGGAACGACGCCGGGAAACGGAAAACCGTATCCGCCGCACCCATGAAAACCTCGCCCGCCTGACCGACCTGCGCGAAGAGCTCGAACGGCAGCTCGAACGCTTGCACCGTCAGGCCGAGGCGGCCAAGAAATACCAGGAATACAAGGGCGAGGAGCGTCAGCTCAAGGCCCAGCTCTCGGCCCTGCGCTGGCAGGCGTTGAACGAACAGGTCGGCCAGCGTGAGGCGGTCATCGGCAACCAGGAGGTCAGCTTCGAAGCGCTGGTGGCCGAGCAGCGCAACGCCGACGCGGCCATCGAACGGCTGCGGGACGGGCACCATGACCTGTCCGAGCGCTTCAATCTGGTGCAAGGACGCTTCTATTCCGTGGGCGGCGACATCGCCCGGGTCGAACAGAGTATCCAGCATGGCCAGCAGCGGCTGCGCCAGTTGCAGGATGACTTGAAGGAGGCCGAACGCGCGCGCCTGGAAACCGAATCCCACCTGGGCCATGACCGTACGCTGCTGCTGACCCTTGGCGAAGAGCTGGAACGGCTCACGCCGGAGCAGGAAATCACCAGTGCCGCCGCCGAAGAAGCCGCCGCGGCCCTGGAAGAAGCCGAAGTGACCATGCATGGCTGGCAGGAACAATGGGACAGCTTCAACCTGACTTCGGCCGAGCCACGCCGCCAGGCCGAGGTCCAGCAGTCACGCATCCAACAGTTGGAAACCAGCATGGAGCGCCTGGCCGAGCGCCAGCGCCGTTTGGCCGAAGAGCGCGCGTTGCTGGCGGCGGACCCGGAAGACGCGGCGATCCTGGACCTGAGCGAGCAACTGGCGACCAGCGAAGCCACCCTCGAAGACTTGCAGGCCAGCGAGGACGCCCAGGTCGAGCGCCTGGAGCAGTTGCGCCAGGCCTTGCAGGCGGCTTTGCACAACCAGCAGCAGGCCCAGGGCGAATTGCAGCGGCTCAATGGCCGTCTTGCCTCGCTGGAAGCCTTGCAGCAGGCCGCGCTGGACCCGGGCACGGGCACCGCCGAATGGCTGCGCGACCAGCACCTGGCCGAGCGGCCGCGCCTGGCCGAGGGCCTGAAGGTCGATGCCGGTTGGGAACTGGCGGTGGAGACCGTGCTGGGTGCCGATCTGCAAGCGGTGTTGGTGGACGATTTCGGCGGCTTAGACCTGTCAGGCTTCAGCCAGGGCGATTTGCGCCTGCTCAGCCCGGCGGGCGACGGGGTGCGGGTGCCCGGCAGCTTGCTGGACAAAGTCGAGGCCCTGGTCGACCTGTCGCCCTGGCTGGGCCAGGTCAAGCCGGTGGAGAGCCTCGAACAGGCGTTGGCGCTGCGAGGGCAACTGGCGCCGGGCGAGAGCCTGATCAGCCGCGACGGGTACTGGGTTGGCCGGCATTTCCTGCGGGTGCGCCGGGCCAGCGAAGCCGAGAGCGGGATGCTCGCCCGTGGTCAGGAAATCCAGCGCCTGGGTGCCGAGCGCGAAGAGCGCGAGGCCAGCGTCGAAGCCCTGGAAAGCGAATTGCAGAACCTGCGGGCGCAACAGCGTCAGCAGGAGAACGGCCGCGAACACCTGCGACGGCTGTTGCAGGACGAAGCTCGCCAGCAGGGCGAACTGAAGGCTCAGTTGTCAGCGGGCAAGGCCAAGGTCGAACAACTGGCGCTGCGCCGCACGCGGCTTGAGGAAGAGATCGCCGAGCTGGGTGAGCAGCGGGCGCTGGAGCATGAACAGATCGGCGAGGCGCGCCTGCAATTGCAGGAAGCCCTCGACGCCATGGCCCAGGACACCGAGCAGCGCGAGTTGCTGCTGGCCCAGCGCGACAGCCTGCGCGAGCGCCTGGACCGGGTGCGCCAAGAGGCGCGGCAGCATAAGGATCACGCCCATCAACTGGCCGTGCGCCTGGGCTCGCTCAAGGCGCAATACGATTCCACGCGCCAGGCGCTGGAACGCCTGGAAATGCAGTCCGAGCGCCTGACCGAAAAACGCGAGCAGTTGAGTCTCAACCTGGAGGAGGGCGAGGCGCCGCTGGAAGAGTTGCGCCTCAAGCTCGAAGAGTTGCTCGACAAGCGCATGACCGTCGACGAAGAACTCAAGACGGCGCAGATCGCCCTGGAAGACGCCGACCGCGAGCTGCGTGACGCCGAGAAGCGCCGTAGCCAGGCCGAGCAGCAATCCCAGTTGATCCGCACCCAGATGGAACAGCAACGCCTGGAATGGCAAGCCCTGACCGTGCGCCGCAAGGCCTTGCAGGACCAGTTGCTGGAGGATGGCTACGACCTCGACGGCGTGCTCGCCACCCTGGTGGCCGGCGCGAACGAGAAGGACGCCGAGGAAGAGCTCGAACGCATCGCCCAGCGCATCCAGCGCCTGGGTGCCATCAACCTGGCGGCCATCGACGAATACCAGCAGCAGTCCGAACGCAAACGCTACCTCGACGCGCAGAACGATGACCTGGTGGAAGCGCTGGAGACCCTGGAAAACGTCATCCGCAAGATCGACAAGGAAACCCGCAACCGCTTCAAGGATACCTTTGATCAGATCAACGGCGGTTTGCAGGCCCTTTTCCCAAAAGTTTTCGGTGGCGGCAGCGCGTACTTGGAACTGACGGGTGAAGATTTACTCGATACAGGGGTGACAATCATGGCGCGTCCTCCTGGCAAGAAGAACAGCACCATCCATTTGCTCTCCGGTGGCGAGAAGGCGTTGACCGCCCTGGCCCTGGTTTTTGCCATTTTCAAACTGAATCCGGCGCCGTTCTGCATGCTCGACGAAGTCGATGCACCCCTGGATGACGCTAACGTGGGCCGTTACGCACGACTGGTGAAGGAAATGTCCGAAACGGTGCAGTTCATCTACATCACCCACAACAAGATCGCCATGGAAATGGCCGACCAGTTGATGGGCGTGACCATGCACGAGCCGGGTTGCTCGCGGCTGGTGGCAGTGGATGTGGAGGAGGCCATGGCAATGGTGGATGCGTGA
- a CDS encoding NAD-dependent DNA ligase LigA, with product MKAAETRILELRTELDQHNYRYHVLDEPSIPDAEYDRLFHELKALEEQHPELVTSDSPTQRVGSVALSAFSQVRHEIPMLSLGNAFDETTMREFDRRVTEGLDLPMGDLLGSGAAVEYSCEPKLDGLAVSLLYQDGVLVRGATRGDGTTGEDISVNVRTVRNIPLKLQGSGWPPVLEVRGEVYMSKAGFERLNASQLEVGGKTFANPRNAAAGSLRQLDSKITANRPLEFCCYGIGQVSRDIADTHIGNLKQLKVWGMPISRELKLAHGIDECLDYYRDIGERRNALPYEIDGVVFKVNSIASQRELGFRAREPRWAIAHKFPASEELTELLDVEFQVGRTGAVTPVARLKPVKVAGVTVANATLHNMDEVARLGLMIGDTVIIRRAGDVIPQVVQVVTERRPEHARPVEIPQQCPVCGSHVERTQLIKRSKGRETISEGAVYRCVGRLACGAQLKQAIIHFVSRRAMDIEGLGEKSVEQLVDEGLVGSPADLYALTFEQVVDLEGFAELSSKNLLAAIADSKKPSLARFVYALGIPDVGEETAKVLARSLGSLERVQAALPQVLTYLPDIGLEVAHEIHSFFEDPHNRQVIKDLLRHGLDIQDQGELGAEFSASTTLGGFLDKLHVPSVGPGGAQKLADKFGSLEAVMDADWLDMRQALPEKQANAVREFFAIAENRQQAQAAEQQLRDFGMHWQSEKKVVEGLPEAGHTWVLTGSLELMSRDVAKEKLEGLGAKVAGSVSAKTHCVVAGPGAGSKLTKANELGLKVLDEEAFVAFLGQHGITV from the coding sequence ATGAAAGCCGCTGAAACCCGCATCCTAGAGCTGCGCACCGAACTGGATCAGCACAATTACCGCTACCACGTCCTCGATGAGCCGAGTATTCCGGACGCCGAGTACGACCGCCTGTTCCACGAGCTCAAGGCCCTGGAAGAGCAACACCCGGAGCTGGTGACCAGCGACTCCCCGACCCAGCGGGTGGGCAGCGTGGCGCTGTCGGCGTTCAGCCAGGTGCGGCACGAGATCCCGATGCTCAGCCTGGGCAACGCCTTCGACGAAACCACGATGCGCGAATTCGACCGCCGGGTGACCGAAGGCCTCGATTTGCCGATGGGCGATCTGCTGGGTAGCGGGGCGGCGGTGGAGTACAGCTGCGAACCCAAGCTCGATGGTCTGGCGGTCAGTCTGTTGTACCAGGATGGCGTGCTGGTGCGCGGTGCCACGCGCGGTGATGGCACCACCGGCGAAGACATCAGCGTCAATGTGCGCACCGTGCGCAACATCCCGCTCAAGTTGCAGGGCAGCGGCTGGCCGCCGGTGCTGGAGGTGCGTGGCGAGGTGTACATGTCCAAGGCCGGCTTCGAGCGCCTCAATGCCTCGCAGCTGGAGGTGGGTGGCAAGACCTTCGCCAACCCGCGCAACGCGGCGGCGGGCAGCTTGCGACAACTGGACTCGAAGATCACTGCCAACCGTCCCCTGGAATTCTGCTGCTACGGCATTGGCCAGGTCAGTCGCGACATCGCCGACACGCACATCGGCAATCTCAAGCAGCTCAAGGTCTGGGGCATGCCCATCAGCCGCGAGCTGAAGCTGGCCCATGGCATCGATGAATGCCTGGATTACTACCGCGACATCGGCGAGCGGCGCAACGCACTGCCCTACGAGATCGACGGCGTGGTGTTCAAGGTCAACAGCATTGCCTCCCAGCGCGAACTCGGTTTTCGCGCCCGTGAGCCACGTTGGGCGATCGCCCATAAATTCCCGGCCAGTGAAGAGCTCACCGAACTGCTGGACGTCGAGTTCCAGGTCGGTCGCACCGGCGCGGTCACGCCCGTGGCCCGGCTCAAGCCGGTGAAAGTAGCTGGCGTGACCGTGGCCAACGCCACGCTGCACAACATGGACGAAGTGGCGCGGCTGGGCCTGATGATCGGCGACACGGTGATCATCCGTCGCGCCGGTGACGTGATCCCGCAGGTGGTGCAAGTCGTCACCGAGCGGCGTCCGGAACATGCCCGCCCGGTGGAAATCCCCCAGCAGTGTCCGGTGTGCGGGTCCCATGTGGAGCGCACGCAACTGATCAAGCGCAGCAAAGGCCGTGAGACCATCAGCGAAGGCGCGGTGTACCGCTGCGTGGGTCGCCTGGCGTGCGGGGCGCAGCTCAAGCAGGCGATCATCCATTTCGTCTCGCGCCGGGCCATGGACATCGAAGGCCTGGGCGAGAAGAGCGTCGAGCAGTTGGTGGATGAAGGCCTGGTGGGGTCGCCGGCGGATTTGTATGCGCTGACGTTCGAGCAGGTGGTCGATCTGGAAGGCTTCGCCGAGCTGTCGAGCAAGAACCTGCTGGCGGCGATTGCCGACAGCAAGAAACCGAGCCTGGCGCGTTTCGTCTACGCGCTGGGCATCCCGGACGTGGGCGAGGAAACCGCCAAGGTCCTGGCGCGCTCCCTCGGCTCCCTGGAGCGCGTCCAGGCGGCCCTGCCGCAAGTGCTCACCTACCTGCCGGATATCGGCCTGGAAGTGGCCCACGAGATCCACAGCTTCTTCGAAGACCCGCATAACCGCCAGGTGATCAAGGACCTGCTGCGCCATGGCCTGGACATTCAGGATCAGGGCGAGCTGGGCGCCGAGTTCTCTGCCAGTACCACCCTCGGTGGCTTCCTCGACAAGTTGCACGTGCCGTCGGTCGGGCCGGGCGGGGCGCAGAAACTGGCGGATAAGTTCGGTTCGCTCGAAGCAGTCATGGACGCCGACTGGCTGGACATGCGCCAGGCGTTGCCGGAAAAACAGGCCAACGCCGTGCGCGAGTTTTTCGCCATCGCCGAGAATCGCCAGCAAGCGCAGGCCGCCGAGCAGCAGTTGCGCGATTTCGGCATGCATTGGCAGAGCGAGAAGAAAGTCGTCGAAGGGTTGCCCGAGGCGGGTCACACCTGGGTGTTGACCGGTTCGTTGGAGCTGATGAGTCGCGACGTCGCCAAGGAGAAGCTGGAGGGGCTGGGGGCCAAGGTCGCCGGTTCCGTGTCGGCGAAGACCCATTGTGTCGTGGCCGGGCCGGGCGCGGGTTCGAAGTTGACCAAGGCCAATGAGCTGGGGCTCAAGGTGCTGGATGAAGAAGCGTTTGTCGCGTTTCTTGGCCAGCATGGCATCACGGTCTAG
- a CDS encoding FAD-binding molybdopterin dehydrogenase, protein MIQFLLNQELRSEHALDPNLTVLNYLREHLGKSGTKEGCASGDCGACTVVVGELHTDDNGREGLRYRSLNSCLTFVSSLHGKQLISVEDLKHQGQLHSVQQAMVDCHGSQCGFCTPGFVMSLFALQKNSAQPDAHKAHEALAGNLCRCTGYRPILAAAEQACCASQPDQFDARQDQTIARLKAIAPTETGELNSGDKRCLVPLTVADLADLYDAYPQARLLAGGTDLALEVTQFHRTLPVMIYVGNVAELKRVERFDDRLEIGAATALSDCYEALKAEYPDFGDLLQRFASLQIRNQGTLGGNIGNASPIGDSPPLLIALGAQIVLCKGQTRRTLALEDYFIDYRVTARQESEFIEKIIVPRASAEQAFRAYKVSKRLDDDISAVCAAFNLRIDNGVVRDARVAFGGMAATPKRATHCEAVLIGAPWNDSTVERACAALAEDFTPLSDFRASKEYRLLSARNLLRKYFIELQTPHIETRVTAYV, encoded by the coding sequence GTGATCCAGTTTTTACTCAACCAGGAGCTCCGTAGCGAGCATGCCCTGGACCCGAACCTGACCGTGCTCAATTACCTGCGCGAGCACCTCGGCAAATCCGGTACCAAGGAAGGCTGCGCCAGCGGCGACTGTGGCGCGTGCACCGTGGTGGTGGGCGAACTGCACACCGACGACAACGGCCGCGAAGGCCTGCGCTATCGCAGTCTCAACTCATGCCTGACGTTCGTCTCGTCCCTGCATGGCAAACAGCTGATCAGCGTCGAAGACCTCAAGCACCAGGGCCAGTTGCACAGCGTCCAGCAAGCGATGGTCGATTGCCATGGCTCGCAATGCGGCTTCTGCACGCCGGGCTTTGTCATGTCGCTGTTCGCCCTGCAGAAGAACAGCGCCCAACCCGACGCCCACAAGGCCCATGAAGCCCTCGCCGGCAACCTGTGTCGCTGCACCGGCTACCGGCCGATTCTGGCCGCCGCCGAACAGGCCTGCTGCGCCAGCCAGCCGGATCAGTTCGACGCTCGCCAGGACCAGACCATCGCCCGCCTCAAAGCCATCGCCCCCACCGAAACCGGCGAGCTCAACAGCGGCGACAAGCGCTGCCTGGTGCCCCTGACCGTGGCCGACCTGGCCGACCTCTATGACGCCTACCCCCAGGCGCGCCTGCTGGCGGGCGGCACGGACCTGGCGTTGGAAGTCACCCAGTTCCACCGCACCCTGCCGGTGATGATCTACGTCGGCAACGTCGCCGAACTCAAGCGCGTTGAACGTTTCGACGATCGCCTGGAGATCGGCGCCGCCACCGCGCTGTCCGACTGCTACGAAGCCCTGAAGGCCGAATACCCGGACTTTGGCGACCTGCTGCAACGCTTCGCCTCCTTGCAGATCCGCAACCAGGGCACCTTGGGCGGCAATATTGGCAACGCTTCGCCGATCGGCGACTCGCCGCCCCTGCTGATCGCCCTCGGCGCGCAGATCGTCCTGTGCAAGGGCCAGACCCGCCGCACCCTGGCGCTGGAAGACTACTTCATCGACTACCGGGTGACCGCCCGCCAGGAAAGCGAGTTCATCGAGAAGATCATCGTGCCCCGGGCCAGCGCCGAGCAGGCGTTCCGCGCCTACAAGGTGTCCAAGCGCCTGGACGACGATATTTCCGCCGTTTGCGCGGCGTTCAACCTGCGCATCGACAACGGCGTGGTCCGCGATGCCCGCGTGGCCTTCGGCGGCATGGCCGCGACCCCCAAGCGCGCCACCCATTGCGAAGCCGTGCTGATTGGTGCGCCTTGGAACGACAGCACCGTCGAACGCGCCTGCGCGGCCCTGGCTGAGGACTTCACGCCCTTGTCGGACTTTCGCGCCAGCAAGGAATACCGCCTGCTCAGCGCCCGCAACCTGCTGCGCAAGTACTTCATCGAACTGCAAACGCCGCACATCGAGACTCGGGTGACCGCTTATGTCTAA
- a CDS encoding GntR family transcriptional regulator, whose protein sequence is MTFKAPDSLAEQIAHHLAERIIRGEMKPGERIQEQKVTLALNVSRGSVREALLILERRHLVAILPRRGAHVTELTEHKVRSLCTLMSELYILLGNAVAHGWQQPADMAPFVAIQQRLTDAFQRQDIRTFVDESFSVMRAAYPFANNPYLQETVENLQPAMSRAYFLALDQRKAEMSEFLDLFQRLLVAVLARDLPQIRIVLTAYAQRSCDLVVSALTAA, encoded by the coding sequence ATGACGTTCAAGGCCCCGGACAGCCTCGCCGAGCAAATCGCCCATCATCTCGCCGAGCGCATCATTCGCGGTGAAATGAAGCCGGGAGAGCGCATCCAGGAGCAGAAGGTCACCCTGGCGCTCAATGTCAGCCGTGGGTCGGTCCGCGAGGCCTTGTTGATCCTGGAGCGGCGCCACCTGGTGGCGATCCTGCCGCGCCGTGGCGCCCACGTCACCGAACTCACTGAACACAAGGTGCGCAGCCTGTGCACGCTGATGAGCGAGCTGTACATCCTGCTGGGCAATGCCGTGGCCCATGGCTGGCAGCAACCGGCCGACATGGCGCCGTTCGTGGCGATCCAGCAGCGCCTGACGGACGCCTTCCAGCGCCAGGACATCCGCACCTTCGTCGATGAAAGCTTCAGCGTGATGCGCGCGGCGTACCCCTTTGCCAACAACCCGTACCTACAGGAAACCGTCGAGAACCTGCAACCGGCCATGAGCCGTGCCTATTTCCTGGCGCTGGACCAGCGCAAGGCCGAAATGAGCGAGTTCCTCGATTTGTTCCAGCGCCTGCTCGTCGCCGTGCTGGCCCGTGATTTGCCGCAGATCCGCATCGTGCTGACGGCCTACGCCCAGCGCAGTTGCGACCTGGTGGTTTCTGCCCTGACGGCGGCCTGA
- the zipA gene encoding cell division protein ZipA (interacts directly with the cell division protein ftsZ; probable receptor for the septal ring structure, may anchor it to the inner-membrane) gives MEIGLREWLIVIGIIVIAGILFDGWRRMRGGKGKLKFRLDRSLSNLPDDDGNAELLGPPRVLDTHKEPQLDEHDLPSMSAPVREPRESGSKRGKRNSEPSQGDLNLNLDLDGGPSLNSRDDDFPDENRTSNADKDQAQAEEVLVISVICRDPAGFKGPALLQNILESGLRFGEMDIFHRHESMAGNGEVLFSMANAVKPGVFDLDDIDHFSTPAVSFFLGLPGPRHPKQAFDVMVAAARKLSQELNGELKDDQRSVLTAQTIEHYRQRIVEFERRALTQKR, from the coding sequence ATGGAAATCGGTCTGCGCGAGTGGCTGATCGTCATCGGCATCATTGTCATTGCCGGTATTCTTTTCGACGGCTGGCGCCGCATGCGCGGTGGCAAGGGGAAACTGAAGTTTCGCCTGGACCGCAGCCTGTCGAACCTGCCGGATGACGATGGCAACGCCGAACTGCTGGGCCCGCCCCGAGTGCTCGACACGCATAAAGAGCCACAGCTCGATGAGCACGACCTGCCGTCGATGAGCGCCCCGGTGCGCGAGCCCCGGGAGTCTGGCTCCAAGCGCGGCAAGCGCAACAGCGAGCCATCCCAGGGCGACCTGAACCTCAACCTGGACCTGGACGGCGGCCCGAGCCTGAACAGCCGTGACGACGACTTCCCGGACGAGAACAGGACATCGAACGCCGACAAGGATCAGGCCCAGGCCGAGGAAGTGCTGGTGATCAGCGTGATCTGCCGCGACCCGGCCGGCTTCAAGGGCCCGGCGCTGTTGCAGAACATCCTGGAAAGCGGCCTGCGTTTTGGCGAGATGGACATTTTCCATCGGCACGAGAGCATGGCCGGCAACGGCGAGGTGCTGTTCTCCATGGCCAACGCCGTCAAGCCGGGTGTATTCGACCTGGACGACATCGACCATTTCAGCACGCCGGCGGTGAGTTTCTTCCTCGGCCTGCCGGGCCCGCGTCATCCCAAGCAGGCCTTCGATGTGATGGTGGCCGCAGCCCGCAAGCTGTCCCAGGAGCTCAATGGCGAACTGAAGGATGACCAGCGCAGCGTGCTGACCGCCCAGACCATCGAGCACTACCGCCAGCGCATCGTCGAGTTCGAGCGTCGGGCGTTGACCCAGAAGCGCTGA